A single Micromonospora luteifusca DNA region contains:
- a CDS encoding putative protein N(5)-glutamine methyltransferase, producing MGRLRAAGCVYAEDEADLLLAAADDPATLADLTERRVAGEPLEYLLGWAEFCGLRIAVDAGVFVPRGRTALLVEAAAALTGPAPAVVDLCCGSGATTVALAHRLTPRWLAAADIDPAAVACARRNLAGLVAEVFEGDLFAPLPGQWRGRLDLVVANAPYVPTDAVALMPPEARLHEAPVALDGGPDGLSVLRRVGADAVRWLAPGGHLVVEAGTTQVEALCAAFDAAGLVPSVRHDEDLDATAVTARRP from the coding sequence GTGGGTCGACTGCGCGCCGCCGGCTGCGTCTACGCCGAGGACGAGGCGGACCTGCTGCTGGCCGCCGCCGACGATCCGGCGACGTTGGCCGACCTGACCGAGCGTCGGGTCGCCGGCGAGCCGTTGGAGTATCTGCTCGGCTGGGCGGAGTTCTGCGGTCTGCGGATCGCCGTCGACGCGGGCGTCTTCGTGCCGCGCGGTCGGACGGCCCTGCTGGTCGAGGCGGCGGCCGCGTTGACCGGCCCGGCCCCGGCCGTGGTCGACCTCTGCTGCGGGTCCGGAGCCACCACGGTCGCGCTGGCGCACCGCCTCACGCCGCGCTGGCTGGCCGCCGCCGACATCGACCCTGCAGCCGTGGCGTGCGCCCGCCGCAACCTTGCCGGACTGGTCGCCGAGGTGTTCGAGGGTGACCTGTTCGCGCCGCTGCCCGGGCAGTGGCGGGGTCGGCTGGACCTGGTGGTCGCCAACGCCCCGTACGTGCCGACCGACGCGGTGGCGCTGATGCCGCCGGAGGCGCGGCTGCACGAGGCCCCGGTGGCGCTCGACGGCGGACCGGACGGGCTCTCCGTGCTGCGCCGGGTGGGTGCCGACGCCGTCCGTTGGCTGGCCCCCGGTGGACACCTGGTGGTCGAGGCCGGGACCACGCAGGTGGAGGCGCTCTGCGCCGCGTTCGACGCGGCCGGTCTGGTGCCGAGCGTGCGGCACGACGAGGACCTGGACGCCACTGCAGTGACCGCCCGACGCCCCTGA
- a CDS encoding ROK family protein → MGSAGVPVVVGLDNGGTSNNATVLTVDGRFLVDGLLEIPSEVRSGPEAAIEALARALDGALARTGVPRELVQAVGLDTPGPASADGVISSRGSTNFSQPAWRGFDVRGALERRLGLPVIYHNDGNAAALYAHHVHFGANAMSRSSVSAIVGTGLGGGVVESGRVIAGAAGMAGELGHVHIPLSGLLGPGQAEPTCACGFTGDVESVASLTGIERNLLPYWLTRYLDHPLAAEPLARAAKLVRGYGERGDGLARDLFTQQAMALGRLFTVAANFTDPHAYFVGGGVVEAVPEFRDWFLATVREHTVLREEQAAVATFALVPDRDMAGARGVAIAALEALRTVAEPSPLVA, encoded by the coding sequence GTGGGCAGCGCAGGGGTGCCGGTGGTCGTCGGGTTGGACAACGGCGGCACCAGCAACAACGCCACCGTGCTGACGGTGGACGGCCGCTTCCTGGTGGACGGGCTGTTGGAGATCCCCAGCGAGGTGCGGTCCGGGCCGGAAGCGGCGATCGAGGCGCTGGCCCGCGCGCTGGACGGTGCCCTGGCACGGACCGGCGTGCCGCGCGAGTTGGTCCAGGCGGTGGGGCTGGACACTCCCGGTCCGGCCAGTGCCGACGGTGTCATCTCGTCGCGGGGCTCGACCAACTTCTCCCAACCGGCCTGGCGCGGCTTCGACGTGCGGGGCGCGCTGGAGCGACGGCTCGGCCTGCCGGTGATCTACCACAACGACGGCAACGCGGCCGCGCTGTACGCCCACCATGTGCACTTCGGCGCCAACGCCATGAGCCGCTCGTCGGTCTCCGCGATCGTCGGCACCGGCCTCGGTGGCGGTGTGGTCGAGAGCGGCCGGGTGATCGCCGGTGCGGCCGGGATGGCCGGAGAGCTTGGTCACGTGCACATCCCGCTGTCCGGGCTGCTCGGCCCTGGGCAGGCCGAACCCACCTGCGCCTGCGGCTTCACCGGAGACGTCGAGAGCGTCGCCTCGTTGACCGGGATCGAGCGCAATCTGCTGCCGTACTGGCTGACCCGGTACCTCGACCACCCGCTGGCCGCCGAGCCATTGGCCCGGGCGGCCAAGTTGGTCCGGGGGTACGGCGAGCGGGGGGACGGCCTCGCGCGGGACCTCTTCACCCAGCAGGCGATGGCGTTGGGCCGGCTGTTCACCGTGGCGGCGAACTTCACCGACCCGCACGCGTACTTCGTCGGCGGTGGCGTGGTGGAGGCGGTGCCGGAGTTCCGCGACTGGTTCCTGGCGACGGTCCGCGAGCACACCGTGCTTCGCGAGGAGCAGGCGGCGGTGGCCACCTTCGCGCTGGTGCCGGATCGGGACATGGCCGGTGCTCGGGGGGTGGCGATCGCCGCGCTGGAGGCGCTGCGCACCGTCGCGGAGCCCTCGCCGCTGGTTGCCTGA
- a CDS encoding DUF397 domain-containing protein, giving the protein MTPTITAALAAAAWRKSSRSGDEGACVEVAAIPRLVAVRDSKDPDGPALLFPPAAWATFAQAPPSR; this is encoded by the coding sequence ATGACACCGACGATCACAGCGGCCTTGGCCGCGGCGGCGTGGCGCAAGAGCAGCCGCAGCGGCGACGAGGGCGCCTGCGTGGAGGTGGCCGCGATCCCGCGGCTGGTGGCCGTCCGCGACTCCAAGGACCCGGACGGCCCGGCCCTGCTGTTCCCGCCGGCCGCCTGGGCCACCTTCGCCCAGGCACCACCCAGCCGCTGA
- a CDS encoding helix-turn-helix domain-containing protein, with amino-acid sequence MAPKTARARRLGIALRHHREAAGLTLETAADEINSTRSTLSRYENAQTLITPATVRALLTSYGVGAEEVAAAVQLAKDARKPGWWVSYSYLLDPRTIDFIALEAEATAIANFEPSVVPGLLQTADYIRGVMRGGPHTLGDDLVEQRVKVRLDRQQRLTGDDPPILDAIIDEGALLRPVGDKSVMDGQLRHLVKMAELPNITVQVIPLSAGYHRGTRGSLHILEFADPEDPIIASVETVAGQMILDRAGETRTCTKIMEHLRSVALSPADSRARLLTVLKGR; translated from the coding sequence ATGGCCCCGAAGACAGCCCGTGCCCGCCGGCTCGGTATCGCCCTGCGCCACCACCGGGAAGCCGCAGGACTGACGCTGGAGACCGCGGCGGACGAGATCAACAGCACCCGCAGCACCCTCTCCCGATACGAGAACGCCCAGACGCTGATCACTCCGGCCACCGTGCGCGCCCTGCTCACGTCGTACGGGGTCGGTGCCGAGGAGGTGGCCGCAGCGGTGCAGCTCGCCAAGGACGCCCGCAAGCCGGGCTGGTGGGTGTCGTACTCCTACCTGCTGGATCCGCGCACCATCGACTTCATCGCACTGGAGGCCGAGGCGACCGCCATCGCCAACTTCGAGCCGTCGGTGGTGCCCGGCCTGCTGCAGACCGCCGACTACATCCGTGGCGTCATGCGCGGAGGCCCGCACACCCTCGGCGACGACCTGGTGGAGCAGCGGGTCAAGGTCCGGCTCGACCGGCAACAGCGGCTCACCGGCGACGACCCGCCCATCCTCGACGCGATCATCGACGAGGGCGCGCTGCTGCGCCCGGTCGGCGACAAGTCGGTGATGGACGGGCAACTGCGGCACCTGGTCAAGATGGCCGAGTTGCCGAACATCACCGTTCAGGTGATCCCGCTCTCCGCCGGTTACCACCGGGGCACGCGAGGCTCACTGCACATCCTCGAGTTCGCCGATCCGGAGGACCCGATCATCGCCTCGGTGGAGACCGTCGCCGGTCAGATGATCCTCGACCGGGCCGGCGAGACGCGTACCTGCACCAAAATCATGGAGCATCTCCGCAGCGTGGCCCTCAGCCCGGCCGACAGCCGCGCAAGGCTCCTGACAGTCCTGAAGGGACGGTAG
- a CDS encoding D-alanine--D-alanine ligase family protein, translated as MTTPGKTRVAIVFGGRSPEHGISCVSAGSVFGALDPDEFEVVPVGITRAGQWVLTSGDPAQLAINARQLPEITADSGDDIVLRADPTGSGLMVLDPTEGPRVLADVDVVFPVLHGTYGEDGTIQGMLEMAGIPYVGANVFASAAAMDKEFTKKLCAVEGIPVGSYAVLRNGMTLSEQDKERLGLPVFVKPSRAGSSFGVSKVTDWAQLDTAVAAARQFDPKVIIEAGIVGREVECGVLEGEAGGAPEASVLAEVRVVADHDFYDFEAKYLDDSCEYDIPANLPERVTRQVQEYAVRAFTALDCAGLARADFFVTPELDVYLNEINTMPGFTPTSMFPRMWAAAGLEYPKLVNRLIRTAQRRGVGLH; from the coding sequence GTGACCACCCCAGGCAAAACCCGCGTGGCGATCGTCTTCGGCGGCCGCAGCCCGGAGCACGGCATCTCCTGCGTCAGCGCCGGCAGTGTGTTCGGCGCGCTCGACCCGGACGAGTTCGAGGTGGTGCCCGTCGGCATCACCCGGGCCGGCCAGTGGGTGCTGACCAGCGGAGATCCCGCCCAACTGGCGATCAACGCCCGCCAGCTCCCAGAGATCACCGCCGACTCCGGCGACGACATCGTGCTGCGTGCCGACCCCACCGGCAGTGGGCTGATGGTGCTCGACCCGACCGAGGGCCCGCGGGTCCTGGCCGACGTGGACGTGGTCTTCCCGGTGCTGCACGGCACCTACGGCGAGGACGGCACCATCCAGGGAATGCTGGAGATGGCCGGCATCCCCTACGTCGGGGCGAACGTCTTCGCCTCCGCGGCCGCCATGGACAAGGAGTTCACCAAGAAGCTCTGCGCCGTCGAGGGCATCCCGGTCGGCTCGTACGCCGTGCTGCGCAACGGGATGACCCTCAGCGAGCAGGACAAGGAGCGGCTTGGCCTGCCGGTCTTCGTCAAGCCGTCCCGGGCCGGGTCGTCGTTCGGCGTCAGCAAGGTCACCGACTGGGCGCAGTTGGACACCGCGGTCGCCGCCGCCCGGCAGTTCGACCCGAAGGTCATCATCGAGGCCGGGATCGTCGGCCGCGAGGTGGAGTGCGGCGTGTTGGAGGGCGAGGCCGGTGGCGCGCCCGAGGCGTCCGTCCTGGCCGAGGTGCGGGTCGTCGCCGACCACGACTTCTACGACTTCGAGGCGAAGTACCTCGACGACTCCTGCGAGTACGACATTCCGGCCAACCTGCCGGAGCGGGTGACCCGCCAGGTGCAGGAGTACGCGGTCCGCGCGTTCACCGCGCTGGACTGCGCCGGCCTGGCCCGGGCCGACTTCTTCGTCACCCCCGAGCTGGACGTCTACCTCAACGAGATCAACACGATGCCCGGGTTCACCCCGACGTCGATGTTCCCGCGAATGTGGGCGGCCGCCGGCCTGGAGTATCCGAAGCTGGTCAACCGGCTGATCCGCACCGCCCAGCGGCGCGGCGTCGGCCTGCACTGA
- a CDS encoding DUF3515 family protein, protein MDEMTTSSAALDDDGTREPADGTGEPADPAAAAPVGRDRTIRGAALLATLIALPITLLVALLAFTKLTPDTPGAAPTPSATTARVQSTDPVQMAAPALAARPATVCRALLSQLPTSIRDLAQRPVTAGPEQNAAYGDLALTVACGGTEPTFPSTDEVWTVNRVCWHLAEEAEAAVLTTVDRETPITVRVPRSYEQPLQWVSPISSTIVASVPSGGAIPSGCQR, encoded by the coding sequence GTGGACGAGATGACGACCTCCTCCGCAGCTCTGGACGACGACGGCACGCGCGAGCCGGCTGACGGTACCGGCGAGCCGGCCGATCCAGCCGCCGCCGCGCCGGTCGGTCGGGACCGGACAATTCGCGGCGCCGCTCTGCTGGCCACGCTGATCGCGCTGCCGATCACGCTGCTGGTGGCGCTGCTCGCGTTCACCAAGCTCACGCCGGACACGCCGGGCGCCGCGCCGACACCCTCCGCGACCACCGCCCGGGTGCAGTCCACCGACCCGGTGCAGATGGCCGCCCCGGCCCTGGCCGCCCGCCCGGCCACGGTCTGCCGGGCCCTGCTCTCCCAGTTGCCGACGAGCATCCGCGATCTGGCCCAGCGGCCGGTCACGGCCGGCCCGGAGCAGAACGCCGCGTACGGCGACCTTGCGCTCACCGTGGCCTGTGGCGGCACCGAGCCGACCTTCCCCAGCACCGACGAGGTCTGGACGGTCAACCGGGTCTGCTGGCACCTGGCCGAGGAGGCCGAGGCGGCCGTGCTCACCACGGTCGACCGGGAAACGCCGATCACGGTGCGCGTCCCGCGCTCGTACGAGCAGCCGCTGCAGTGGGTGTCGCCGATCTCCAGCACGATCGTGGCGTCCGTGCCCTCCGGCGGCGCCATCCCGTCCGGCTGCCAGCGCTGA
- a CDS encoding Lrp/AsnC ligand binding domain-containing protein: MVQAYILIQTEVGRARDVAGLIADITGVVRVDAVTGPYDVVVLTEANTVDELGKLIVSKVQMVPGITRTLTCSVVRL, encoded by the coding sequence GTGGTACAGGCGTACATCCTCATCCAGACCGAGGTCGGCCGCGCACGTGACGTGGCGGGTCTCATCGCGGACATCACCGGCGTGGTACGCGTCGACGCCGTCACCGGGCCGTACGACGTGGTCGTCCTCACCGAGGCGAACACCGTCGACGAACTCGGCAAGCTCATCGTCAGCAAGGTGCAGATGGTGCCCGGCATCACTCGTACCCTCACGTGTTCGGTGGTGCGGCTGTAA
- a CDS encoding thiamine-phosphate kinase, whose product MSGIGEFGLIGKITARLSYGPSTLLGPGDDAAVVAAPDGRVAASTDVLVDGRHFRRDWSSARDVGHRAAAANLADIAAMGATPTALLVALCMPADLDTAWAEGLADGLAAEAATVGASVVGGDMSASPTLTVAVTALGDLEGRPPVLRSGARPGDVLALAGRTGYAAAGLTVLTRGFRTPRLLVEAYRRPQVPYQAGPQAARLGATSMIDVSDGLLADLGHVSAASGVAIDVRRNAFEVPRQMADAAQALGVDPYTWILAGGDDHALAATFPPAVALPPDWRPIGVVTDGVGVTVDGAPHEGPAGWDHFG is encoded by the coding sequence GTGTCGGGAATCGGGGAGTTCGGGCTGATCGGGAAGATCACCGCCCGGCTGTCGTACGGACCGTCGACCCTGCTCGGCCCGGGCGACGACGCGGCGGTGGTGGCCGCGCCGGACGGCCGGGTGGCGGCCTCCACCGATGTGCTGGTCGACGGGCGGCACTTCCGGCGGGACTGGTCCTCCGCCCGCGACGTCGGGCACCGGGCGGCGGCGGCCAATCTGGCCGACATCGCGGCGATGGGCGCCACGCCGACCGCGTTGCTGGTCGCGCTCTGCATGCCGGCGGACCTGGACACCGCCTGGGCGGAGGGGCTGGCCGACGGCCTGGCCGCCGAGGCGGCGACGGTCGGCGCGAGCGTCGTCGGCGGGGACATGTCGGCGAGCCCCACCCTGACCGTCGCGGTCACCGCCCTGGGTGACCTGGAGGGCCGCCCGCCGGTGCTGCGCTCGGGTGCCCGTCCGGGGGACGTGCTCGCCCTGGCCGGGCGCACCGGGTACGCGGCAGCGGGGCTGACCGTGCTCACCAGGGGCTTCCGCACCCCGCGTCTGCTGGTCGAGGCGTACCGGCGGCCGCAGGTGCCCTACCAGGCCGGCCCGCAGGCCGCCCGGCTCGGCGCCACCTCGATGATCGACGTGTCGGACGGGCTGCTCGCCGACCTCGGGCACGTGTCGGCGGCCAGCGGGGTCGCGATCGACGTGCGCCGGAACGCGTTCGAGGTGCCCCGGCAGATGGCCGACGCGGCGCAGGCCCTCGGCGTCGACCCGTACACCTGGATCCTCGCCGGTGGCGACGACCACGCGCTGGCCGCGACCTTCCCCCCGGCGGTGGCGTTGCCGCCGGACTGGCGGCCGATCGGCGTGGTGACGGACGGTGTCGGGGTGACGGTCGACGGCGCACCCCACGAGGGCCCGGCCGGCTGGGACCACTTCGGGTGA
- a CDS encoding GNAT family N-acetyltransferase, with protein sequence MSEIEIRVVRFDAPVAQQLISAALADLAARYGGSGDDTPVDATEFEPPDGAFLVAYLAGEPVGCGGWRSHGADTAELKRMYTAPAARGRGVARTVLAAVERSAREQGRKRVVLECGDKQPEAIAMYRSAGYERIPNFGFYKDAEGCVSFGRTL encoded by the coding sequence GTGAGTGAGATCGAGATCCGGGTGGTGCGGTTCGACGCACCGGTGGCGCAGCAGTTGATCAGTGCCGCACTGGCTGACCTGGCTGCCCGCTACGGGGGCTCCGGCGACGACACCCCGGTGGACGCCACCGAGTTCGAGCCGCCCGACGGGGCGTTCCTCGTCGCCTATCTGGCTGGCGAGCCGGTCGGCTGCGGTGGCTGGCGCAGCCACGGTGCGGACACCGCGGAGCTGAAGCGGATGTACACCGCCCCGGCGGCGCGTGGGCGAGGCGTGGCTCGCACGGTGCTGGCCGCCGTTGAGCGCTCGGCTCGCGAGCAGGGCCGCAAGCGGGTGGTCCTGGAGTGCGGCGACAAGCAGCCCGAGGCGATCGCCATGTACCGCTCCGCCGGCTACGAGCGGATCCCGAACTTCGGCTTCTACAAGGACGCGGAGGGCTGCGTCTCCTTCGGCCGTACCCTCTGA
- the rpmB gene encoding 50S ribosomal protein L28, producing MASVCDVCGKGPGFGHNVPWSKKKTNRRWNPNIQSVRTPAGGGNTKKLQVCTSCIKAGKVTRA from the coding sequence GTGGCTAGCGTGTGCGACGTCTGTGGCAAGGGGCCGGGCTTCGGCCACAACGTGCCCTGGTCCAAGAAGAAGACCAACCGCCGCTGGAACCCGAACATCCAGTCGGTGCGCACCCCGGCCGGTGGCGGCAACACCAAGAAGCTGCAGGTCTGCACCTCGTGCATCAAGGCCGGCAAGGTCACCCGCGCCTGA
- the recG gene encoding ATP-dependent DNA helicase RecG: MSEPATVDTPLKKLVGDKTAKALAAHLDLHTAGDLVYHFPRRYDERGEHTDIRSLDVGEQVTVLAQVQRTAVRPMRQRRGNLLEVTVGDGSGGQLTLTFFGNQAWRERELRPGRWGLFAGKVTEFRGKRQLNGPEYVLLGEGGDGEAAVNDEIEEFAGALIPVYPAAAAVPTWVIARCVRVVLDTFTPPDDPLPGTVRASRKLVGLGTALQEIHRPTSKEELHRARRRLKWDEAFAVQLTLVQRKHRAADWPARPRPARPGGLLDAFDARLPYELTAGQRDVGVEIAEDLAAPHPMHRLLQGEVGSGKTVVALRAMLQVVDAGGQAALLAPTEVLAAQHHRGMLDLLGPLGQAGELGSAEHATRVELVTGSLGAAARRRALGEVASGAAGIVLGTHALLYEGVDFADLGLVVVDEQHRFGVEQRDALRAKADQPPHVLVMTATPIPRTVAMTVYGDLEVSTLSQLPRGRSPIASHVVPAAEKPAYLDRAWRRVREEVAAGHQAYVVCPRIGEGPASDEEPPPVDDNGRRPPLAVTEVAPLLAEGPLHGLRIGVLHGRLPADEKDAVMRSFAAGELDVLVATTVIEVGVDVPNATVMIVLDADRFGVSQLHQLRGRVGRGAAAGLCLLVSEAAEGSSARERLDAVASTSDGFKLAELDLEQRREGDVLGATQSGHRSHLRLLSLRRDADLIRDARAEAITLVEEDPELTRNPALAASVAALVDEDRAEYLEKG, encoded by the coding sequence ATGAGCGAACCAGCCACCGTGGACACTCCGCTGAAGAAGCTGGTCGGGGACAAGACAGCCAAGGCGCTGGCCGCACACCTCGACCTGCACACCGCGGGTGACCTGGTCTACCACTTCCCGCGACGCTACGACGAGCGCGGCGAGCACACCGACATCCGCTCGTTGGACGTCGGCGAGCAGGTCACCGTGCTGGCCCAGGTGCAGCGCACCGCCGTGCGCCCGATGCGCCAACGGCGCGGCAACCTGCTGGAGGTGACCGTCGGCGACGGCTCCGGCGGGCAGCTGACGTTGACGTTCTTCGGCAACCAGGCATGGCGCGAGCGGGAGCTGCGCCCCGGCCGGTGGGGGCTGTTCGCCGGCAAGGTCACCGAGTTCCGGGGCAAACGGCAGCTCAACGGCCCGGAGTACGTCCTGCTCGGCGAGGGTGGTGACGGCGAGGCGGCGGTCAACGACGAGATCGAGGAGTTCGCCGGTGCCCTGATCCCCGTCTACCCGGCCGCCGCGGCCGTGCCGACCTGGGTGATCGCCCGCTGTGTCCGGGTCGTACTGGACACGTTCACCCCGCCGGACGATCCGCTGCCGGGCACCGTGCGGGCCAGCCGCAAGCTGGTCGGGCTCGGCACCGCCCTCCAGGAGATCCACCGGCCCACCAGCAAGGAGGAGCTGCACCGGGCACGGCGGCGGCTCAAGTGGGATGAGGCGTTCGCCGTCCAGTTGACCCTGGTGCAGCGCAAGCACCGGGCTGCTGACTGGCCGGCCCGGCCGCGCCCGGCACGCCCCGGCGGGTTGCTGGACGCCTTCGACGCCCGACTTCCGTACGAGCTGACGGCCGGTCAGCGCGACGTCGGCGTGGAGATCGCCGAGGATCTGGCCGCCCCGCACCCGATGCACCGGTTGTTGCAGGGTGAGGTGGGGTCGGGCAAGACGGTGGTGGCGTTGCGGGCGATGCTCCAGGTGGTCGACGCGGGAGGGCAGGCCGCGCTGCTGGCACCGACCGAGGTGCTGGCCGCCCAGCACCACCGCGGCATGCTCGACCTGCTCGGGCCGCTCGGGCAGGCCGGCGAGCTGGGTTCCGCCGAGCACGCCACCCGGGTCGAGTTGGTCACCGGTTCGCTGGGCGCGGCAGCTCGCCGACGGGCGCTCGGCGAGGTGGCCAGTGGCGCCGCCGGCATCGTGCTCGGCACCCACGCCCTGCTCTACGAGGGCGTCGACTTCGCTGATCTGGGCCTGGTGGTCGTCGACGAGCAGCACCGCTTCGGCGTCGAGCAGCGCGATGCTCTGCGGGCCAAGGCCGACCAGCCGCCGCACGTGCTGGTGATGACGGCCACCCCGATCCCGCGCACGGTGGCGATGACCGTCTACGGCGACCTGGAGGTCTCCACCCTCTCCCAGTTGCCCCGGGGCCGATCGCCGATCGCCTCGCACGTGGTGCCGGCCGCCGAGAAGCCGGCCTACCTGGACCGGGCCTGGCGTCGGGTGCGCGAGGAGGTGGCCGCCGGCCATCAGGCGTACGTGGTGTGCCCGCGCATCGGAGAGGGGCCGGCTTCCGACGAGGAGCCGCCCCCGGTGGACGACAACGGCCGTCGGCCGCCGCTGGCGGTGACCGAGGTGGCTCCGCTGCTGGCCGAGGGGCCGCTGCACGGCCTGCGGATCGGGGTGCTGCACGGTCGCCTACCGGCCGACGAGAAGGACGCGGTGATGCGGTCCTTCGCCGCCGGTGAGCTGGACGTGCTGGTGGCGACCACCGTGATCGAGGTCGGCGTGGACGTACCGAACGCGACCGTCATGATCGTGCTGGACGCCGACCGGTTCGGTGTCTCCCAACTGCACCAGCTCCGTGGCCGGGTCGGCCGGGGCGCGGCCGCAGGGCTCTGCCTGCTGGTCAGCGAAGCGGCCGAGGGCTCGTCGGCACGGGAACGCCTGGACGCGGTGGCGTCCACCAGCGACGGCTTCAAGCTCGCCGAGCTGGATCTGGAGCAGCGCCGCGAGGGTGACGTGCTGGGTGCCACCCAGTCCGGGCACCGTTCGCACCTGCGGCTGCTGTCGCTGCGCCGTGATGCCGACCTGATCCGCGACGCCCGCGCCGAGGCGATCACCCTAGTCGAGGAGGACCCGGAGCTGACCCGCAACCCGGCGCTGGCCGCCTCGGTCGCGGCACTGGTCGACGAGGACCGCGCGGAGTACCTGGAAAAGGGCTGA
- a CDS encoding cell wall anchor protein produces MNLPKSPLRRVAAIAAGALIGLTGVGVVASPASAHYSAVSGQAVCDTTTGEWVVTWTVESKAHYSSKFFRLRTVNLTPADTTVTNIKVSEPGKYPYDVNTPITGEQRVPGSATKATLAVKAKWDDGYPEDNATKGMVTFGGKCEKDTPPTTTPPTTPPPTTPTTPPVSPTPSPSVTTPPSAVTVPTASFASDCEGAVTVTLANGADATADAKLTVKATGFSQTYTVAPGASKSDIVVPAKAGAITVSEGDKTVGTPYTWATPEDCVKPGEPQAGFESTCDKLVFGFANPENGKAFEVTLTPNKGEVQKRTVEPGKTVVVEFAASEGLTVTPAAEGLDDTSPIAWEKPADCNAGQGGGDKDEPALPLTGAATGGIIAGAVVLLAAGAGLFVMARRRRVRFTA; encoded by the coding sequence TTGAACCTCCCCAAGTCTCCGTTGCGGCGCGTCGCGGCCATCGCCGCGGGCGCGCTGATCGGCCTCACCGGTGTCGGCGTCGTGGCGTCCCCCGCCAGCGCCCACTACTCCGCGGTCAGCGGCCAAGCGGTCTGCGACACCACCACCGGCGAGTGGGTGGTGACCTGGACCGTGGAGAGCAAGGCCCACTACTCGTCCAAGTTCTTCCGGCTGCGTACTGTCAATCTCACCCCCGCCGACACCACGGTGACCAACATCAAGGTGTCGGAACCTGGGAAGTACCCGTACGACGTCAACACCCCGATCACGGGCGAGCAGCGGGTCCCCGGCTCGGCCACCAAGGCCACCCTCGCGGTGAAGGCCAAGTGGGACGACGGTTACCCCGAGGACAACGCCACCAAGGGCATGGTGACGTTCGGCGGCAAGTGCGAGAAGGACACGCCGCCGACCACCACCCCGCCGACGACGCCGCCGCCGACCACCCCGACGACGCCGCCGGTCAGCCCGACCCCGAGCCCGAGCGTGACCACCCCGCCGTCGGCGGTCACCGTCCCCACCGCCAGCTTCGCCTCGGACTGCGAGGGCGCCGTCACGGTGACGCTGGCCAACGGTGCCGACGCCACGGCCGACGCCAAGCTCACCGTCAAGGCGACCGGCTTCTCGCAGACCTACACCGTCGCGCCGGGTGCCAGCAAGAGTGACATCGTCGTTCCGGCCAAGGCCGGCGCGATCACCGTCAGCGAGGGCGACAAGACGGTCGGCACGCCCTACACCTGGGCGACCCCGGAGGACTGCGTCAAGCCGGGTGAGCCCCAGGCTGGATTCGAGTCCACCTGCGACAAGCTCGTCTTCGGCTTCGCCAACCCGGAGAACGGCAAGGCCTTCGAGGTGACCCTGACCCCGAACAAGGGCGAGGTGCAGAAGCGGACCGTCGAGCCCGGCAAGACCGTGGTCGTCGAGTTCGCGGCGTCCGAGGGTCTGACCGTGACGCCGGCGGCCGAGGGCCTCGACGACACCAGCCCGATCGCCTGGGAGAAGCCGGCCGACTGCAACGCGGGTCAGGGTGGCGGCGACAAGGACGAGCCGGCGCTGCCGCTGACCGGTGCCGCGACCGGCGGGATCATCGCTGGCGCCGTGGTGCTGCTCGCCGCTGGTGCTGGCCTGTTCGTGATGGCGCGTCGTCGTCGGGTGCGCTTCACCGCCTGA
- the rsmD gene encoding 16S rRNA (guanine(966)-N(2))-methyltransferase RsmD: protein MTRIVAGTLGGRRIAAPPGAGTRPTSDRVREALFSAVQAEVDLDGACFADLYAGSGAVGLEALSRGARHVLLVESDPRAARVIRENVATLRAGTAARLVTGKVATVLAAGPGGETYDVVFADPPYAVPAEEITAVLTALVDGGWLAPDALVVVERSSRTRQFDWVDGITAERSRRYGETTLWYGRRS from the coding sequence GTGACCCGGATCGTGGCCGGGACGCTCGGCGGGCGGCGAATCGCCGCGCCTCCCGGCGCCGGCACCCGACCCACGTCCGACCGGGTGCGGGAGGCGCTGTTCAGTGCCGTCCAGGCCGAGGTCGACCTCGACGGCGCCTGCTTCGCCGACCTGTACGCCGGTTCCGGCGCGGTCGGGCTGGAGGCGCTCTCCCGGGGGGCCCGGCACGTGCTGCTGGTCGAGTCCGACCCGCGGGCGGCCCGGGTGATCCGGGAGAACGTGGCGACCCTGCGGGCCGGCACGGCTGCTCGCCTGGTCACCGGCAAGGTGGCGACGGTGCTGGCCGCTGGTCCCGGCGGCGAGACCTATGACGTGGTCTTCGCCGACCCGCCGTACGCGGTGCCGGCCGAGGAGATCACCGCCGTGCTGACCGCGTTGGTCGACGGCGGCTGGCTGGCGCCCGACGCGCTGGTGGTGGTGGAGCGGTCCAGTCGCACCAGGCAGTTCGACTGGGTGGACGGGATCACCGCCGAGCGCAGTCGCCGGTACGGCGAGACCACCCTTTGGTACGGTCGCCGATCATGA